AGGGCAGGCGTGTGACCCAGAACTCTGAGAGGCAACCCATGGAGCCATAATTGGTATTCCCTGCTCTCTGATCTCCCTGCCTTTCCCAGTGTCAAGCTCTCTGGGCAGCTGCTGGGGCAGTGGGTTGGAAAGAAGGTTGGGGAGGGACCACGGCTACTCGCATTCCCAGCTGAAATCCTGGCTACCCGGGGAGGAGGAAGTGGGCGGGAGAATAGGGAGCTGTGTGCTGGGCGTATAACAGCACAGCTCGTTCCCCTGGGGAGCGACCCCCTCCCCGAACCCCTCGCGGCCGGCCCCAATCCGTTGGCAGCAGTGCCCAGAGGAGCTTGGCATTGAAGGAGGCACGTGGGGGAGGCGGGTGTGAGGAGCGAGCACGTGGTCCCGCCTCCTCAGCCCCGTGCATGCCCCCCGCCCCCTGTGAGGAGGGGTTTGGGGAGGTGGAGGCGGGCCCGGACAGGGGCGGGCGGTGGGCGGTGCAGAGCGTGGGGCTCCTGCCGCAGGCAGGAGCTGTCCGTAAGCCCTAGTGCTGAAGTAGGCGCGGACGTGCTTGGGTGCCCGCCGCGTGGTACCCGGCGCCCGGTGCCCGGGCCAGCGAAGACCATGGCGTTCATGGTGAAGACCATGGTGGGCGGCCAGCTGAAGAACCTTACTGGGAGCCTGGGGGGCGGCGAGGACAAGGGGGACGGGGACAAGTCGGCCGCCGAAGCGCAGGGCATGAGCCGAGAGGAGTATGAGGAGTACCAGAAGCAACTGGTGGAAGAGAAGTGAGTGGGATCCCTTCCTGGCTCCagcagccctccccaccccccaagggCCGCGCGGCCCACCCTTAGGGCAATCTCAGACCCCGAGCCCCTCCCCTACTTTTCTAGACGAGGTGAGAGGCTGGGATGCGCCCTCTAGGCTGCCCCCAGAGCCATCCCATCTCAAACCCAGAACCCCGCTCCACACTCGGGCCCAGAAGGAGTGGGGGACGGGGAGATAGGGGCCTGGGACAAGGTGAGGGCACGTGCATTACTTGTTTCTGACGAAACAAGTAATCCCTTAATCCGATCTGGTCCCAGCCGTCTGTGTCTTCCAGCTGGAGCTCCTCTGAGCCTGAGGCTCTGAGAAAAGCGGTGCAGCTGAGGCGCAATCAGTCATGGAGACAGATCCTGAGATGGGGGCACTCATAGATAATTGAGGCTACTTGTGTGAGGACGACGCTGGGACAGAGAGGGAGCTGGGGTGGCGTTAGGGGCTGAACTCCACAGCTAAGCTGTTTGGGTCAGATCCTGGcttcgtttctttttatctgggtgaccctaggcaagttacttaacctttctgtgcctcggtttcttcttctgtaaaatggcaatgGTAATAAAACGTGCCTTATGTATTTATGAGGGTTAAATTACTTAATGCACATAAACTGCTTAGCGGAGCGCCTGGAACATGGCAAATCattaagtgttagctattatttcacttaatcgtGATAACAGTTTTGTGAGTTGCAAagtcttatccccattttacaaaagaggaaggtAAGTGACTTACTCAAATACATAAAGTGGTAGTGGATTCAGGACGCGAACCCATGTCTGTCCTGAATACTTCGCCCCACACGACACAACCTGTCAGGAAAGGAAAAGACCGAGTCGGAGACCGCGAGGGACATATGTTAGGGTccgcagagacagacagacagacaccccCGCACCGATAGCTCCCGTCCAGCGACGGGTACGGAAGCGATAAAGGGCTCTGTGATAGCTGGGAGAGGCAGTAAAGACTAATCCCGGCTGGTCAGAGCACCGAGCACCCAAAATACAGGCCCTCGGGCAGGAGGGATGCAAACTGCCGCCAGGACCCAGAGACCCTTCCCGCCCCTTCCTCGCAGACCCCGCCCATTTTCACAGCCCGGGCAGTAATTCCGCCCCCGGTGCCCCCACAGGATGGAGCGGGACGCGCAGTTCACTCAGAGGAAGGCAGAGCGGGCCACGCTGCGGAGCCACTTCCGAGACAAATACCGGCTGCCCAAGGTAAGCTTAGGAGCCCGGGCTGTAAGGCACCACCGGGACCCCTGAGCTCTGGGCCCCGAACTCCTTTGCCCCGCTCCCGGCGCCGCAGCTCTCAGGGAGTGTTTGATTAAATCATGGGTTCTctcactcgttcattcattcactgttaACTGGAGCCCGCCAAGCCAGGGCTTGGCACTGAGGGGTAGTCCAGTCCTCGGGGGACTGATAGGTTTGTGTTTCTGGAGCCATTCCAGGCCCCTTCTCTCCTCCAACCCCCCACTCACCCAACCCAGAGTCAGGCCTAGGCAGATGGAGGGTTGGAAGGCAGTAGATTTTACCACAGGTGAAATCTCTTGGGGCTTCTGAACacccagggagggaggtgggtggaaAGAAGGCAGCACCTTCTGTGGGCCAGGCACTTGACCTTCACACCCTTACCTAACCCCTCAGTGACTCTGCCAGGTAGCTACTATGCACAcctacaaataaggaaactgaggctcagagaaattaagggacTTGGCTAAGGCCATACAGCCAGCGAGTGATGGAACCGGGATCAGAGATCAAGCCTCTGCATGCTGAGCCTGCACTTGCTCCCGGACCCCTTGCTGCCTTCCAGAGTATGAAGTCTGTCTGCAGAGAGCAAAGGAACCCCTTTGGTTGGCCAAGCAGCCAGGAGGATGTCTCCCCTAGGTACTGCAGCATCAGATGACCATGTAAGTGTTCTACTCCTGTTGCCTaaggagggaactgaggcacaagCCACTCCCCGTGCCCAGAATTGTGCTAGACTCTGaagagaaacagaagcacaggCTGCGGTACACCTGACCTTGATCTTCCACTTGAATTGGAAGATCAGATATGTGAATGTCacattcactcactcaacaaatgttCACTGAGCCCGTGGCTGCCTCTGACTCCCCAGAGCACACTAGTCTTTTGAAAATCTCTCAAAGGGAGAGTTAAACTCAGCTAGGAATGGAGTCATTCCTCCAGTGCTCGCACTAAGCGTATAAGAGACACAACTCTGCCATCGGGGAACACTGAGTCCAATAGGAGAGAGCAGACTTGGCTGTAACTCAGTAGGACATAAAGTGGAAAGCCCCAGGGCCCCCAAAGGGACAGGGAAGTGCAATGACAATCAGTAGGCAGGTGCTGTGTAAGGAGAGCACAGATGTTGGAATCAGGGACATAGGTTTAAATCTAGCTCCCTCACTTCCtagtggtgtgaccttgggcaagttacttaagttatctgagcctcaatttccttttttgtaaaatgggaaaaacaatacctacctcacagggttgttgtgagaattaaaagcaCTCAGCTCGGTGTCAGCTACAGGATAGGTGTTTGGTGAATGGAACCCCTCACTGTGATTGGTAACATCCTTCAGTGTAGTTAATGATAGTCAACACACGACTTAGCTGACTCAGTCTGCCTCTGAAGGATTTTCATGTTGTCATTACTCACTATGCTAGTGTCTTACCTTCAGCATCTCAGAGTGAAGTGAGGTGGTGTAAAAGTGCAAGGTCTCCATATCCAAGCGTCAAAAGCTTGAtcctgggatgggggagggggactgaGCTCACTGGAACATGGAGCTCCAGAATCTTGGGGCCTGGAacccagcccaggcctcctccCTGCCACTCAACTCTGGGTTCTCACAGCCttccaaccccaccccaccccttttcctcttcccttcagaATGAGACAGATGAGAGCCAGATCCAGATGGCAGGTGGAGATGTGGAGCTGCCCCGGGAGCTGGCCAAGATGATTGAGGAGgacacagaggaggaggaggaaagggcctCGGTCCTTGGGCAGCTGCCCAGTCTCCCTGGCTTGGACCTTGGCTCACTTAAGGACAAGGCCCAGACCACACTGGGGGGCCTCAAGCAATCAGCTGAGAAGTGCCGCATCATGTGACTACTTCCTCTGGGGTTGCCCACGGGGGTGACCAGAGGTCTGGCCCCACATAAGTGCTAACAGCATGCCTCAAATTCCAGGGACCCATAGCCCATCTTGGCTTTGTTTCCCTGCCCCAGGCCAGCCCCAGGACCCTTCTCATCCATGGCTCCAATCTGCCTtctgctttctccctctcccatGGGACCCAAGTCTCCATTCCTCACCCTACCCCTCAGGACCCACCCTCCCTACTCAGCCTGGGAAGGCCTCCCAAGATTGTAAGAATAGGCCCGACCCTCTCTGGCCATGGCCCCAAGTTCCTGAACATGGAAGCACACATAGAGGGACACACAGAGGGACACAGAGACCCTGGCATGTGCAGAGGGATATGCCGCAGATGCATCCTGGCCCACGCAAACACAAACACAGGCCAGCTCCCCTGGGTGCCTAGCTCCTCTAGACACCGACATTCAGATGCGCTTAGAGAGGGGCTTGAGGCAGACACCCTCAGCAGTCAGGAGGCCTGAGTTCAAGTCTCCACATTTATTCTCCTTAAAACCCAGTGCCCTTTCTGGGCCTTATTTcatcatctgtaacatgggaatgGACTGGGTGATTTCTAAGACTTTCTAGCTTGGCCTCCCCGGCCCCTGAGAGTCAACCCCACAGCCCTCGTTGGGTAGGGCAGCAGCTGCAGCCACAGCCTTAAGCGGCTGCCACCGTGGGCTCTGGCTCTCAGAAGCTGAGTGATGCTGTGAGGGGCCTAGTGCCAAGGATGAAGCTGGCACTGAACAGCAGCCCAGGTGGCTCCGGGCCTTCTctgggcccagggcccagccaaTTTCTGTTCTGTTCCTGTAGAACTCTCTCTGGATTCCATAGCTGGATTTCCTCTCTCAgctcagtgaaaaataaaaattccagatGACCTGCCTATTCTCCCACTTCTTACTGACCTCCAGGAGTCTTGGGTTTCACAGGCCCCTAACCCTGCCCTTGGAGGGgtgtcctctccctcccacccacagctTCACAGGAGTGCCAGCTCCTGTGGGATATTCAAGCTCTGCCCTCtcagggccctgggctggggcggGGTCCCCGCACTGACAGCACCAGGTTCAGCCTGTGGCCCGATGAAATAACTCTGGGCTTTGAGGAGGCTGTGGCAGCCATCTGGATGGGCGGCACCTCAGGAAGGCTGGGTCACTACCTGAGACTGTAGGAGGGGCTGAGGCTCAACCACAGCTGTCTCTGGCGCCTGTGCCTATATCCCCCTCCACACCTTGGAAATGGAAGGTGTAACAAAAAGAAGGCAGGGCAACTGTGT
Above is a genomic segment from Pseudorca crassidens isolate mPseCra1 chromosome 1, mPseCra1.hap1, whole genome shotgun sequence containing:
- the CPLX3 gene encoding complexin-3, with the translated sequence MAFMVKTMVGGQLKNLTGSLGGGEDKGDGDKSAAEAQGMSREEYEEYQKQLVEEKMERDAQFTQRKAERATLRSHFRDKYRLPKNETDESQIQMAGGDVELPRELAKMIEEDTEEEEERASVLGQLPSLPGLDLGSLKDKAQTTLGGLKQSAEKCRIM